Proteins encoded within one genomic window of Triticum aestivum cultivar Chinese Spring chromosome 2D, IWGSC CS RefSeq v2.1, whole genome shotgun sequence:
- the LOC123050400 gene encoding uncharacterized protein isoform X2, which yields MRSSLMVLASLLLLLVLATTAHGIRLDRHLHEALGNKEQLAGQPQKSNDAADSTGSSKPCTSDGNCSGKAKKPPSPHTHAEPEEASAKHQIPPKRKDGHAQVTSHGEQEEAPLPRQPQQKTWSRRTLPRRPKQQETRTYPDLIDIAGMDYSPAARKPPIHN from the exons ATGAGGTCTTCACTGATGGTCCTGGCTTCTCTTCTCCTTCTCCTGGTTCTGGCTACAACAGCACATG GGATTCGGCTGGACAGGCACCTGCATGAGGCACTCGGCAACAAG GAACAACTGGCCGGGCAGCCACAAAAATCCAATGACGCCGCTGATTCTACCGGCAGCAGCAAGCCCTGCACGTCGGATGGGAATTGCTCAG GAAAGGCGAAAAAGCCACCGTCGCCGCACACTCACGCCGAACCGGAAGAGGCATCAGCCAAGCATCAG ATAcccccgaagaggaaggacggtCACGCTCAGGTGACCAGCCACGGCGAGCAGGAGGAAGCGCCGTTGCCACGGCAACCGCAGCAGAAGACATGGTCGCGCCGGACGCTGCCGCGGCGGCCAAAACAGCAGGAGACGAGGACGTACCCGGACCTGATCGACATCGCCGGGATGGACTACTCGCCGGCCGCCAGAAAGCCTCCCATCCACAACTGA
- the LOC123050400 gene encoding uncharacterized protein isoform X1, with protein sequence MRSSLMVLASLLLLLVLATTAHGIRLDRHLHEALGNKQEQLAGQPQKSNDAADSTGSSKPCTSDGNCSGKAKKPPSPHTHAEPEEASAKHQIPPKRKDGHAQVTSHGEQEEAPLPRQPQQKTWSRRTLPRRPKQQETRTYPDLIDIAGMDYSPAARKPPIHN encoded by the exons ATGAGGTCTTCACTGATGGTCCTGGCTTCTCTTCTCCTTCTCCTGGTTCTGGCTACAACAGCACATG GGATTCGGCTGGACAGGCACCTGCATGAGGCACTCGGCAACAAG CAGGAACAACTGGCCGGGCAGCCACAAAAATCCAATGACGCCGCTGATTCTACCGGCAGCAGCAAGCCCTGCACGTCGGATGGGAATTGCTCAG GAAAGGCGAAAAAGCCACCGTCGCCGCACACTCACGCCGAACCGGAAGAGGCATCAGCCAAGCATCAG ATAcccccgaagaggaaggacggtCACGCTCAGGTGACCAGCCACGGCGAGCAGGAGGAAGCGCCGTTGCCACGGCAACCGCAGCAGAAGACATGGTCGCGCCGGACGCTGCCGCGGCGGCCAAAACAGCAGGAGACGAGGACGTACCCGGACCTGATCGACATCGCCGGGATGGACTACTCGCCGGCCGCCAGAAAGCCTCCCATCCACAACTGA